Genomic DNA from Streptomyces sp. PCS3-D2:
GGTGAGGTGGTTGGCATGTGCGTCATCGTAGGGTCGCGCGCTCAGAGGAGCGCAGCAGGGCGGCGACTGCCGGGTTTCGAAATGAGCGTGCAGGTCCTCGCCGACCCCTTCGGCCGGCTGCCGTGGGCCTCGCCGGCCCTGCCCGGCGCCGTCCACGATGTCCGCGCGGCCCGCGAACACGGCATCGTCGACACCCTTGCCGAGGTCGGCGTCACCTGCCGGGCGGACCAGGTCTATCGGGGTGCCGGTGGAACGGTCCGCACCCCCTACTGGGACCGCCGGGAAACCCCTTCCACCGTTCAGAAGGTCAACCGCGCGCCACACGCGAAGATCCGCGCACTCGTCGAGCAGGCCATGGCCACCCTCACGGCTGGCGACTCCTGCGCAAGATCCGATGCTCGACCACCCGCATCACCGCACTCGTCCAGGCCGTCGCCGTCCCGCACCTGGCACGTGGCACGTGGCACGTGGCACGTCATCGGGGAACAGGTTGATAACCCACCGGAACGGCTCACGCACCGGGATCGGGATGATCGCCGAGGGCCGGCCCGCCCACCGTCGTACGCACGATGCGCGTGCGTACGACGACGACGCGGGGCAACCCGCTGTGCCGGCCCCGTTTCCGACTCACCGCTCGCCGGCAAGGTTCAGATCTCCGGCACGGGCGTCGCTCGAAGGAAGATCCACCGGCTTGGGGCGACGCCATGAGTGAGCGATCGGACGAGAGATCGGACGCCACCAAGAATCCACGGGCAGCGTTCCGGCAGGCTCGAAAGGCTCGCCGGGACGCGGGAGCGCCACCGACTGGCCGCCCTCTTCGGCGGCGTCGACCGTCCACTCCCCCGGCTCCGCCCAGGCATGGAGAGCGAGGTTGAACGTGCCCCAGTGGATCGGCAGCATCGTGCCGTGCGGGGTGCCGCCCTGGAGGTCGAGGTGGGCCCGCATGCCTTCCTCGGGCGTCATGTGGATGTCGGGCCAGTACTCCGAGTAGGCCCCGATCTGGATCATCGTGGCGTCGAAGGGGCCGTGTGCGGAACCGATCTCCGCGAAACCGGGGAAGTATCCGGTGTCGCCGCTGTGGTAGATCCGGTGCTCGTCGCCCGCGACCACCCAGGAGGCCCACAGGGTGTGCTGCTGGTTGCGCAGACCGCGGCCGCAGAAGTGCCGGGCGGGGGTCGCCGTGAGCGACAGCCCGCCGATCCTGGTGGTCTCGTTCCAGTCGAGCTCGCGCAGCCGGTCGGGCGACACGCCCCAGCGCTCCAGGTGGGCACCGACGCCGAGCGGCACCGCGAAGAGCGTGTCCGTACCGGCCAGCGCCTTGATCGTCGGCAGATCGAGGTGGTCGTAGTGGTCGTGCGAGATGACCACGACGTCGACCTCGCCGAGCGCGGCCAGCGGGAGCGGCACCGGGTGAAGCCGCTTGGGACCGGCGAAGGGGAAGGGTGAGCAGCGCTCGCCCCACACCGGGTCGAAGAGCACCCGGTGCCCGTCGATCTCCGCGAGCACACTGGAGTGACCCATCCAGGTCAGTCGCAAACCGGTCGCGGACGGTTTCGCCAGGTCCGCGAGGGTGGTGGGGTGCACGGGGACGGCCCCGGCGGGGCTGCGCCCGAGCCGCTGCTCACGGTGGAAGTAGATCTTCGCGAACTCCGTCATCGACCCGGAGGGCCTGTTCCGGGCCCCGACCGGGTTCTGGAAGACGCCGTCGGCGAAGTTCGGCGAGCGGCGGATCCGCTCCAGCCTGGCGCCGGACGGGTCCGCGCCGAAGGCTTCGGGCCGCAGGGCGCGCAGCCGGGGACGGAGGGGACGGGAGCCGGTCAAAGCGCCTCCAGGGAGGGTGCGGTCGGTGCGGTCGTATCGCTACGCCCATCCCAACGCACACCGGCCCCGAAGGATTCCGCCCGCCCCTCCCGACCCTTGCTGCGTCGTCCCGTCCTCCCGCCCCGCCCGCGTCCGCGGCGGCTACAGCGGCAGCAGGTCCGGGCGCTTCGCCTCGACGTGGTCACCGGAGGACTCGCCGCGCAGTCGACGGCCGATCCAGGGCACCAGGTACTCGCGGGCCCA
This window encodes:
- a CDS encoding MBL fold metallo-hydrolase, giving the protein MTGSRPLRPRLRALRPEAFGADPSGARLERIRRSPNFADGVFQNPVGARNRPSGSMTEFAKIYFHREQRLGRSPAGAVPVHPTTLADLAKPSATGLRLTWMGHSSVLAEIDGHRVLFDPVWGERCSPFPFAGPKRLHPVPLPLAALGEVDVVVISHDHYDHLDLPTIKALAGTDTLFAVPLGVGAHLERWGVSPDRLRELDWNETTRIGGLSLTATPARHFCGRGLRNQQHTLWASWVVAGDEHRIYHSGDTGYFPGFAEIGSAHGPFDATMIQIGAYSEYWPDIHMTPEEGMRAHLDLQGGTPHGTMLPIHWGTFNLALHAWAEPGEWTVDAAEEGGQSVALPRPGEPFEPAGTLPVDSWWRPISRPIAHSWRRPKPVDLPSSDARAGDLNLAGER